A single Anabrus simplex isolate iqAnaSimp1 chromosome 10, ASM4041472v1, whole genome shotgun sequence DNA region contains:
- the LOC136881926 gene encoding zinc finger protein 391, whose product MDEEQDSGVHEEPTDDFSILEVPEAQDSNLPTSLNLPYMDADVKIEEVEVQEDNNTKGSLSEVESIAEVEVKIEPEVCDFILEEETTADGSCSNPTPATNETRKLNSSGKRLPEKIDTTEEPSEVFKCEYCPKTFTKKGPLTIHIRVHTGERKYECFVCGKKFTQSGNLRTHTRIHTGEKLFECPVCGKQFAQLANVSTHMLVHSGERLFECVTCKLKFSYRASFKRHMMKHNDYKLPECHICTKKFLDERVLQRHLNIHSGKVGFECYICKESFPDIDSLKEHKIVHKTASQPECVVCGKRMKSQSKLNIHLRVHTGERSHECPVCGKLFKRQDAVTRHVLVHTGEKSYECDTCKKWFNDRGNLLKHLRVHEPRYIGHEMSDD is encoded by the exons ATGGATGAGGAACAGGATTCCGGAGTTCATGAAGAACCAACTGATGATTTCTCA ATACTGGAAGTTCCTGAAGCCCAGGATTCAAACCTACCAACATCTCTTAATTTGCCCTATATGgatgcagatgtgaaaattgaagAAGTGGAAGTACAAGAAGATAATAACACGAAG GGATCTCTCTCCGAGGTGGAAAGTATTGCTGAAGTTGAAGTTAAGATTGAACCGGAAGTCTGTGATTTCATTCTTGAG GAAGAGACAACTGCTGATGGATCATGCAGCAACCCCACCCCTGCTACTAATGA AACAAGGAAATTAAATTCATCTGGAAAAAGACTGCCTGAGAAGATTGACACCACAGAAGAGCCATCAGAGGTATTTAAATGCGAGTACTGCCCGAAGACGTTCACGAAGAAAGGTCCACTAACAATCCACATAAGGGTACATACAGGAGAACGCAAGTACGAATGTTTTGTCTGTGGAAAGAAGTTCACGCAGAGTGGGAATTTAAGGACTCATACCCGCatacatacaggcgagaagctttTCGAATGTCCAGTATGTGGAAAGCAGTTTGCCCAATTGGCAAATGTTTCAACACACATGCTGGTACACTCAGGCGAGCGTTTGTTCGAGTGTGTGACGTGTAAACTTAAGTTTTCCTATCGTGCTAGTTTTAAGAGACATATGATGAAACACAATGATTATAAACTACCAGAATGTCATATATGTACCAAGAAGTTTCTTGATGAACGCGTTTTGCAGAGACATTTGAATATTCATTCTGGAAAAGTTGGTTTTGAATGTTATATATGTAAGGAATCTTTCCCAGATATTGATAGTTTAAAGGAGCATAAAATAGTCCACAAAACAGCAAGCCAGCCCGAGTGTGTTGTGTGCGGTAAGAGGATGAAGAGTCAGAGCAAACTGAACATTCATCTGCGTGTACACACAGGCGAGAGAAGTCACGAATGTCCAGTGTGCGGAAAGTTATTCAAGAGACAAGATGCGGTCACCCGACATGTATTGGTACACACTGGTGAGAAGTCTTATGAATGCGACACCTGTAAAAAATGGTTCAACGATCGTGGAAATCTTCTGAAGCATTTACGAGTTCACGAGCCACGTTACATTGGACACGAAATGTCAGATGACTGA